TTGTTTTTTGAAAACAGGCAAAGATCCATAAATTGATACGGTAGGGAGAAGTAAAATTCCTCCTGAGTTTGCTCCATGGGATAGGTATCAGTTGTAGGGGTTTGGTTAATGATTTTTTCAGGAATTCCCAGAAATTGAGCAAGTTGGTATACTTGAGTTTTATAAAGATGGGCAATGGGTTTAAGGTCAGCGGATCCATCTCCGTTTTTAACAAAGAATCCCTGATCAAATTCAAGTCTGTTAGGACTTCCGGCTACGGCGTAATTCAGCCTGTCGGCGTGGTAGTATTCGATCATTTTCCTGGTTCTTTGTTTAAAATTAGTTGCGGCTACCAATTGCAGATAAGCCTGATGATTCATTCTTTCTTTGATAGTAGAGTTATCGGGCATTTGTATTACTATGTAAAACACCCTGTATTTTTCACCGAGCTTGGGCAATACTATTTTAAATGGGCAACCTGGCTGATAAGAGGGTACTACACTTCTGATTGCCTCATTTTGGTACATGTAACATCCTGCGGCATCAAGCACAGGTGTGATGTCGCTTGTAACAGTTTCGATCCCGAGATGATCTGCAATCTGTTGCCCCAGAACTTTTGAATCTTCCGAGGATTGTCTTTCAGGCATAAAAATACCCAAGACTCGTTCTTTACCAAGTGCTTTTGCCAACAATGCAGCTGTAACACTGCTGTCTATACCTCCAGATAATCCAATTACTGCGCCCCTTTTCCTGAATACTTCTACCATATTCTTTTGAATGAAGGAGCAGATACGTTCGCATTCCCCTCCAGCATCGATACTGAGATCTTTCTCAGTAATCTGCCTGATTTCCGGAGAACTTGATTCCGGTTGCATCGTTTCCTGTGACATTGTACGTATCCTCCTCTGCTTCTGCCTCAATACTGAATCATGAACACTGTTTCATTTGTTTTTTTTGAATGTAGGATGCAATACTGTTTACTGAGTCAAGGTTTTCAGGAATAAGTTCAGAGTCGTCTACGGCAATGTTGAAGTTTTTCTGAATGAAACTCACCATCTCCAGCACACCGGTAGAATCTACTATACCCTTCTCCAGAAAAGAATCATCATCACTGAATTTGATTGAATTTGTGCCCATGAGAAAGTTACTGTTTACAAATTCTATTATAGTACTTTTAACGTCTCTGTTTGTATCCATCTGTAACACTCCACACTTTTAATGTTTACACAACATCTCAATTCTGTACCAGTTTACTTCAAACTGTATGCCACACTTTTCTTCAGCGTTCATTACGGTGAATAAAGATCAGGTGTAATAATTTGATTCACTTTGAAGGTATTTCAGATAAGAGCTGTTTTGTCGTTCCCAACTATGTATAATGGATTTTCCCACAACTTTCATAAATGATGGGAAAAAATGGTGGAAAAGAGAACTATTAATTCCTGAGCGCAGGGCACTCAAGCCGCTCTGGTATGCTTCAACCATTGCGCTTTTATAATTGTAGTAGGAACGGAAACAACTGAGCATTCCTTTTTGAAGGGCGAGCGGAGACATTTGTGAGGGTTTGAAAACCACATGAAGCCCATCATAGAATTGCCAGTTTTTGTGAAGAATTCTTCCATCTTTTTCATATAATGAGAACAGTTCAGTTCCCGGCAGCGGTGTGAGGACATTGTACTGGATGAAGTTTAGCCCCGCTTTTTTTGCAAATTTGGAGGTTGTGGAGAAAATCTCCGGGGTATCAGGGTCGTTTCCAAGCATAAACATTCCATGTACCTGAATACCCGCCTTACGGAAAAGTTTTATTGATTTAGTAACCTCTTCGATTTTTTGTCTCTTTTTCATCAGATCAAGTGAGCGCGGATTAACAGATTCGAGCCCTACATATACAACCCTGCACCCCGCTATGGCCATTTTTTTCACCAGCGGAAAGTCTCTGGTGATGTCGCTTCTTACCTGAGCACTCCAGGGTCTTCTGAACTTATATTTCAGCATTCCATCAACTATAGCGTGGGTTCTTTTTCTGTTTGCTGCAAAATTATCATCAACAAAGAACACTGCACCACTTCTAATGGCCATGATTTCTTCCAAAACCCTTTGAGGGCTCTGAGCTCGGTAGCTCTGACCAAACATTTTTGTTACAGAGCAGAAATTGCAGCTATGAGGACATCCCCTGGAGGTCATGACCGGCCAGATAGAGAGCTTGGGGTTGCCTTCAATAAGTGAGTAATCGGGTATGGGCAGAGAATCGAGGTCTTCTACTTTTCTCCCCTGAACTACCCCCTTAATACTCTTATCGCTTAAGAGGTTATTCAGTACCATTTCACCTTCCCCGCAAACGACACAATCGAAATCATTTTTCAGGGTATCAGGGAGCATACTTGGATGTATACCGCCTATTATGGTTCGGGAAGAGAGGTTATGAGCGGTTCTGAGATTTTTGTATTGTTTACCGATGGCCAGACCCCGCGTAACGGTGGATGTCATGCAGGTAAGGCAAAGAATATCGGCATCGAGAAGCTCTGTTTCTGAAATTTTTCTTCTAAGTATATTCTCATTTATAACAGAGCACCGGTAACCGGCAGATCGGGCCTGGGTTGCGAGGTAGAGAGGTCCCAGAAGTGGGATTTTCATAAATTTTGAGTATACGTTGTATTCTGAACCTTCAGGTTCAACGAAAACGATTTTTTCTTTTTTCATATTGAGAATACCCCTTGTTCTTTGCTTTGATGTAATGCAAAACCCGTTCCAAATTGCGAAGGATTTATGAATGGAATAAATATTGCACCGGACTTTTGGTTTAGAGATTAGGTGTAGATCGGGTGGTGGAATCTTCCGGCAGTTTATATGAATTTGTCTCTCCCTGAAACATCGGGAGAACCCAAAAAATTATCATATAAGGAGAGGGTGCAGTGAGTAGAGCTGATGAGCGAAGCGGTGGAGATTCACTTTGGTATAAGGATGCGATCATCTATGAGGTGCATGTTCGTGCATTTGGAGACAGTAACAGCGATGGAGTAGGGGATTTTAAAGGTCTCACGGAAAAACTGGACTATCTTGAGAGTCTTGGCATAACCGCCATTTGGCTTCTCCCTTTTTACCCCTCCCCCTTGCGCGATGATGGTTACGATATTGCCGATTATCTCAGCATAAACCCCGATTACGGAAAACTTGCTGATTTTAAAGCCTTCCTTAAAGCCGCTCATAAAAGGGGAATAAAAGTGATTGCCGAGCTTGTGCTCAATCATACATCTATGGAACACAACTGGTTTCAGAGAGCCCGCAGATCTCCTCCCGGTTCTAAAATACGGGACATGTATGTGTGGAGCTCAACGGCGGAAAAATACCGTGAAGCGAGGATAATATTCAGTGATTTTGAGTTTTCAAACTGGTCTTGGGACCATGTGGCTAAAGCTTACTATTGGCACCGGTTCTACTCCCATCAGCCCGATCTCAACTTCGATAACCCAAGGGTGCATAAGATGCTTCTGAGGGTTATAGATTTTTGGTTTTCGATGGGGGTGGATGGCTTGCGGCTGGATGCCGTTCCCTATCTTTATGAAAGGGAGGGGACCAATTGC
The genomic region above belongs to Chitinispirillum alkaliphilum and contains:
- a CDS encoding Acyl carrier protein: MDTNRDVKSTIIEFVNSNFLMGTNSIKFSDDDSFLEKGIVDSTGVLEMVSFIQKNFNIAVDDSELIPENLDSVNSIASYIQKKQMKQCS
- a CDS encoding NAD synthetase, which gives rise to MSQETMQPESSSPEIRQITEKDLSIDAGGECERICSFIQKNMVEVFRKRGAVIGLSGGIDSSVTAALLAKALGKERVLGIFMPERQSSEDSKVLGQQIADHLGIETVTSDITPVLDAAGCYMYQNEAIRSVVPSYQPGCPFKIVLPKLGEKYRVFYIVIQMPDNSTIKERMNHQAYLQLVAATNFKQRTRKMIEYYHADRLNYAVAGSPNRLEFDQGFFVKNGDGSADLKPIAHLYKTQVYQLAQFLGIPEKIINQTPTTDTYPMEQTQEEFYFSLPYQFMDLCLFSKNNGFKPQSVCEATGLTPKQVQSVFDDIDAKRKTTKYGHMKPLLVEKINEIE
- a CDS encoding radical SAM domain protein, giving the protein MKKEKIVFVEPEGSEYNVYSKFMKIPLLGPLYLATQARSAGYRCSVINENILRRKISETELLDADILCLTCMTSTVTRGLAIGKQYKNLRTAHNLSSRTIIGGIHPSMLPDTLKNDFDCVVCGEGEMVLNNLLSDKSIKGVVQGRKVEDLDSLPIPDYSLIEGNPKLSIWPVMTSRGCPHSCNFCSVTKMFGQSYRAQSPQRVLEEIMAIRSGAVFFVDDNFAANRKRTHAIVDGMLKYKFRRPWSAQVRSDITRDFPLVKKMAIAGCRVVYVGLESVNPRSLDLMKKRQKIEEVTKSIKLFRKAGIQVHGMFMLGNDPDTPEIFSTTSKFAKKAGLNFIQYNVLTPLPGTELFSLYEKDGRILHKNWQFYDGLHVVFKPSQMSPLALQKGMLSCFRSYYNYKSAMVEAYQSGLSALRSGINSSLFHHFFPSFMKVVGKSIIHSWERQNSSYLKYLQSESNYYT